Genomic DNA from Thermus amyloliquefaciens:
CTGGCCATGTCGCCGGTGAAGAGCCAGCCTTCCTTGAGGGTCCTTTGGGTTTCCTCGGGGCGGTTCCAGTAGCCTTTCATGACGTTGGGGCCTTTGACGATGAGCTCCCCCACCTCGCCCACGGGGACCTCCTGGCCCTCCTCGTCCACCACCTTGGCCTCCACCCCCGGGAAGGGCAGGCCCACGCTCCCCAGTTTGCGGGGCCCGTGGAGAGGGTTGCAGTGGGTCACGGGGCTCGCCTCCGTGAGGCCGTAGCCCTCCACCAGCTTGGCCCCGGTGAGCGCCTCAAAGCGTTCGGCCACCTCGAGGGGCAAGGGGGCGGAGCCCGAGATGCAGGCCCGGATGCTCTTGAGGTTTCGTTTTTCAATGCCCGGGAAGGTGTTGAAGGCCACGTAGAGGGTGGGCACCCCGGGGAAGAGGGTGACCTGGTGTTTCTCAATGGCCTCCACGATGGGCTTAATCTCCGGCCTGGGCAGGAGGACCAGCTTGGCGGCCCCCAAAAGGGCCAGGTTCATGGCCACGGTCATGCCGTAGACGTGGAAGAAGGGGATGGCTCCCAGCACCACCTCCTTCCCCTCTTGGAAGTCGGGGATCCAGGCGCGGACCTGCAGGGCGTTGCTGGAGAGGTTGCGGTGGGTGAGCATGGCCCCCTTGGCCACCCCGGTGGTGCCCCCCGTGTACTGCAAAAGGGCCAGGTGGTCCAGGTCCAGGGGGACGGGATGGGGCTTGCCCGGTTTGAGAAAGGCCCGCCAAGGGATGCCTTCCAGGCGTTTGGGCGCCTGGCCCTTGCGCCGCAGCATGAGGGGGTAGAGGAGGTTCTTGGGGAAGGGCAGGTAGTCCTGGATCCCGGTGCGCACCAGCACCTCCACCGGGGCCTCGGCCTTCACCTCCTGGTAGCGGGGCAGGAGGAGGTCCAGGATGACCAGGGCCTTGGCTCCCGAGTCCAGGAGCTGGTGCCGTAGCTCCCGCGGGGTGTACATGGGGTTGGTGTTCACCGCCACGCCCCCCGCCAGGAGGGTGCCGTAGAAGGCGATGACGAACTGGGGGGAGTTGGGGAGCATGATGGCCACCCGGTCCCCGGGTTTTAGGCCCGCCTCCTGGAGGCCCTTGGCGAAGGCCTCCACCTGTTGCCAGAGGCTTTGGTAGCTAAGACTTCGCCCCAGGAACTCCAGGGCCACCTTGTGGGGGTAGCGGCGGGCGTTTTCCCGCAAGAGCTCCGTCAGGAGCCAAGGCTTCGGGGCTTCCTTGGGGACCCCAGGGTCGTAGTGGGCGTACCAGGGATGCATGGCACCTCCTTGAACCGGGTCAAAGTTTACCCCCCTCCCCGCGTTGGGGCAAGGGGTATGAAGTACCCCGTGGTGGCTTGCGCCACCACGGGGGCCCCAATCTGGCCTCTGGGACCCCGCCCCCGCCTTAGGCGCGGAAGTAGCGGTAGGGGGGGCCTTCCCGCCCCACCTGCCCCTCCTGGCGTAGGTACTCCAGGTGGGCCAGGGTTTCCGCAAAGGCGAAGCGCCTCCCCGCGGCGTCCAGCTCCTGGGGGAAGAGGAGCAAGGAGAGCTCCCAGGCGGTCTTGGGGGTTTCCAGGTGACCGAGGAGGGCCAGGAGGCGCTCCTCGTGGTGGGCGGTGAGTTCCCGGGCCCTTTGGGCCACGTCCTCCAGGGGGCCGAAGTGGCCGGCGTGGGCTATCCGGGCGGGGACCTCTTCCAGGCGCTTCAAGGAGGCGAGGAAGTCCTTCAAGGGGTTCGGCCGGGTGTAGGCCCAGAGGCCCACGTTGGGGGAGACCCGCTCCAAGAGGGCGTCCCCCGTCAGCAGGACCCCTTCCTCCTCCAGGAAGAAGGCCACGTGCCCGTCCGCATGCCCCGGGGTCCAGAGGACCCTAAGGCGCCGCCCGGCCACCTCCAGCACCTCCCCGTCCTGGAGGGGGGTGGGGTTTTGCGGAGGATGGACCCGCTCCCGGGTTTTGGCCATGGTCTCCCGGATGCCCCAAAGGGCCTCCTCCGGGGTGCCGTGCTCCCGGAAAAGCCGCCAGCTTTCCTCCTCAAAGGCCTCGGGCTCCAGCCAGAAGCGGTGGCCCCGCGAGAGCTCCTCCTCGTGCAGGTAAACCCTTGCCCCAAGCCCTTCAAAGAAGCCCGCCAGGCCGTAGTGGTCCGGGTGGTGGTGGGTGAGGAGGACCACCTTCACGTCCTGGAAGCAAAGGCCCAGCTCCGCCAGGTAAAGCTCCAGGGTGCCCCGGGCGGTGCGGGTGCCCAAGGCGGTGTCCAGGAGGGCCACCTCCCCGTTGCCCCGGAAAAGGTAGAGGTTCACCCTTTTCAAGGGGTAGGGGATGGGCACGGGGAGGAGGAAAAGACCGGGAAGAAGCTCCTTCATAGGAGGACCCGCAGGAGGAGAAGGGCGGCCAAAAAGGGATCCTTTTCCGGGAGGTGCCAGGGGAAGAGGTAGCCGCCTTCGCCGTCCGCCTGGACCTCCCTCCCGCCCAGGGCTTGTCTAAGCCTTTCCAGGGTTTCCTCCGGGGGGAGCGCCTCGCCACCGGGCAGGACCACGCCAAGGCGGTCCGCGTCCCCATCCAGGGCGAAGCCCACCGCCGGGGCCTCCGCGGCCTTCATGAGGGCGAGGAGGGTGGGGAGGTTTTCCGGCTTGGGGTCGGGGTCTACCCCGTAGAAGAGGGGGTGGGGTAGGGGATGGAGTTCCCTAAGCTCCGCCTCGAGGCCCAAAAGCTTAAAGACCCCCGGCAAAAGGCCCCCCCCTGCGCCCCCCAAGGCATCCAGGTAGACCACGCCCTTTTTCCCCTGGAAGCCCTCGCCCGCGCTCCCTGCCAGGTGCTCCAGGTAGGCCTTCTTCCGGTCCAGGATTTGGAAGCTTCCCCTCACACCGGGGGGTTCTTCCGGCAAGGGGAGCCCCGCGGGCGGGAGGGGCCTTCCTGGGCCCAGGCGGAGCTTGACCCCTTGGTAACGGGCGGGCCTACGGCTGGCGGTGAGGTAAAACCCCGCCGCTTCCAGTTCCCTTAGGGCGAAGGCGAAAAGGGGCCAGGGGGAAGGGCCCTTCAGGAGAAGGGTCTCCAGGCCCAGCCCCCCGAGGACCCCCGCCGCCTCCTCCGCCATCTCCTTGGCCAGGAAACGGGCATCGTGGGCCACCACCACCTGGGTGATCCCCTCCGCCTTAACCCTTTCGCCAAACCCAGCGGCCAAGCGGGCCACCTGGGCGAAGGTGAAGCCCTTGGCGATCTCTCCCAGAAAGCCGTCTTGGGTGGGGTAGAGCTCCATGCCCTAAAGTCTACCCCGTGGTACACTCTCCCCCGTGGAAGGGGAGGGTCAGCGCGGGTTCTCGGGGACGCATGGGCCCCAAGGCGGCCATCCCGGCGATGGGCTCCTGGGCCCCCTGAACGAGGCCCAGCGCCAGGCGGTCTTGCACTTTGAGGGGCCGGCCCTGGTGGTGGCGGGGGCGGGGAGCGGCAAGACCCGGACCGTGGTCCACCGGGTGGCCTACCTCATCGCCCAAAGGGGCGTCTTCCCCTCGGAGATCCTGGCGGTCACCTTCACCAACAAGGCCGCCGAGGAGATGAGGGAGCGCCTTAGGCGGATGGTGAAGGGGGCAGGGGAGCTTTGGGTCGCCACCTTCCACTCCGCCGCCTTGCGGATTCTTAGGGTCTACGGGGAGAGGGTGGGGTTGAGGCCGGGGTTTGTGGTCTACGACGAGGACGACCAGACCGCCCTTATCAAGGAGGTGTTGAAGGAGCTCGGGCTGGCCGCCAGGCCTGGGCCCCTCAAGGCCCTGTTGGATCGGGCCAAGAACCAGGGGGTGGCCCCGGAGGCCCTCCTTGCGGAGCTTCCCGAATACTATGCGGGCCTTAGCCGGGGGAGGCTTCAAGACGTGCTCCAGCGCTACCAGGAGGCCCTAAAGGCCCAGGGGGCCTTGGACTTCGGGGACATCCTCCTTTACGCCCTGCGCCTTTTGGAGGAGGACCCGGAGGTGTTGAAGCGGGTCAGGAAGCGGGCCCGCTTCATCCACGTGGACGAGTACCAGGACACGAACCCCGTGCAGTACCGCTTCACCAAGCTCCTGGCGGGGGAGGAGGCCAACCTCATGGCCGTGGGGGACCCGGACCAGGGGATTTATTCCTTCCGCGCCGCCGACATCCGGAACATCCTGGACTTCACCCGCGACTTCCCCGGGGCCAAGGTGTACCGCCTCGAGGAGAACTACCGCTCCGCCGAGGCCATCCTGCGCTTCGCCAACGCCCTCATCGTCCACAACGCCCTGCGCCTGGAAAAGACCTTGAGGCCCGTGAAGCCTGGGGGGGAGCCCGTGCGCCTCTATAGGGCCCGGGATGCCCGGGACGAGGCCCGCTTCGTGGCCGAGGAGATCGGGCGCCTAGGGCCCCCCTTTGACCGGGTGGCGGTGCTTTACCGCACCAACGCGCAAAGCCGCCTCCTGGAGCAGGCCTTGGCCTCCCGGGGGATCCCGGCCCGGGTGGTGGGCGGGGTGGGGTTTTTTGAGCGGGCGGAGGTGAAGGACCTTTTGGCCTACGCCCGCCTTGCCCTGAACCCCCTGGACGGGGTGAGCCTGAAGCGGGTGCTGAACACGCCTCCCCGGGGCATCGGCCCCGCCACGGTCGAGCGGCTTGCCCGCATCGCCCAGGAGCAGGGGCTTCCCCTCTTTGAGGCCCTGAAGGTGGGGGCGGAAACCCTGCCCCGGCCCGAGCCCCTGCGCCATTTCCTGGCCCTCATGGAGGAACTCCAGGACCTGGCCATGGGCCCGGCGGAGGGGTTTTTCCGCCACCTCCTCGAGGCCACCGATTACCTCGCCTACCTGCGCGAGGCCTACCCCGAGGACCTGGAGGACCGTCTGGAGAACGTGGAGGAGCTCTTGAGGGCGGCCAAGGAGGCGGAGGGGCTTATGGAGTTTCTGGACAAGGTGGCCCTCACCGCTAAGGCGGAGGAACCCGCCGAGCCTGCGGGCAAGGTGGCCCTCATGACCCTGCACAACGCCAAGGGGCTGGAGTTCCCCGTGGTCTTTGTGGTGGGGGTGGAGGAAGGGCTTTTGCCCCACCGCTCCTCCTTGAACACCCTGGAGGGCCTGGAGGAGGAGCGCCGCCTCTTCTACGTGGGGGTGACCCGCGCCCAGGAGAGGCTCTACCTCTCCTATGCGGAGGAAAGGGAGGTCTATGGGCGCACCGAGGCCAGCCGGCCAAGCCGCTTCCTGGAGGAGGTGGACGGGGGGCTTTACGAGGAGTACGACCCCTACCGGCTTCCCGCCAAGACCCCCCCAGCCCACCGGCCCAAGCCGGGGGCCTTCAAGGGGGGGGAAAGGGTGGTCCACCCCCGCTTCGGCCCGGGCACGGTGGTGGCGGCCATGGGGGACGAGGTGACCGTGCACTTTGAGGGGGTGGGCCTGAAGCGCTTCTCCCTGAAGTACGCGGACCTCCGTCCCGCCTGAGGTGGCCCATGCGGCCGGAGTACCACAAGACCCGCCCCCTGGTCTTCCTCCACTGGAAGCCCTCCCCCCTCTTTGATCGGCTGGTGGCCGAGGTGGCCACGGCCAAGCTTCCCCTCTTCCCCTACCCCGTGGAGACGGAGGACCCCTGGAAGGTGCTTTTCTGCCTGGCCCCCTTGGGGCTGGCAGGGGCGGTGCTAGGGGAGGCCTTGCCGCCTCCTCTGGACGTGGCCCCGGGCCTTTTCCTGGAGGCGGAGGCCCGGGAGGCGGGGCTTGTGGACCTTTTGCTGCCCCGGGTGGGGGGGGTGGCCGGGCAGTACACGGAAGGGGTGGCCCTGGAACGCTTTCTCTCCGCCCACTTTCCCGGGGCCAGGGGGCTTTGGCTTGGGCCCTTACGGCCTGCCCTGGCCCCTTTCCTCAGGCCCTTGGCCCAGGTTTCCGTGGTGGCCGGAAGCTTCGCCGAGGGGGATAGCTTCCTGGCCCGCCTGCCGGAGCGGGCCCGGGGGCACGTGGGGCTGAGGCCGGAGGAGGTGAGGGCCCTTGCCCTAAGGGCGGACGTCCTCCTCTATGCGGGGGGACGGCTTGGCCTGGATCTTCTCCAACCCTTCCACGCCCTCCTGGCCCTTGCCCCCGTGGACCGGGGGGTTTGGGAAAGGGTGCAGGTGGTCTACCCCCCGGAGGACCTCCTGGGCTACAGGGTGCGGGCGGTCCTCGAGGGCCTCGGCTACCCCCTTTGACGGGCCTCCCGGGCCAGAAGCCCCATGCTTAGGGCGATCAAGATGAAGGCGATCAGGGCCTGCAAGGGGATGGGAAACTGGGGGATGTACTCCACGGAACAAGGCACCGGGGGCTTGCAGGCCAGGGTGAAGAGGTCGGGGAACCTCTGTTCCAGGAGGTGCAGGGTGCTGAGGCTCCCGCCGATGAGGGAGAGGGCCAGGCTGTAGGGCCAGATGGCGAAATCCTGCCGCCAAAGGGCCAGGCCCAGCACCACCGCCTGGGGGTACATGAAGATGCGCTGGTACCAGCAGAGCTCGCAGGGCAAGAAAAGCCGCACCTCGGAGTAGTAAAGGCTTCCTAAGGTGGCCACCAGGGCCACCAGCCAGGCAAAGGCGAGGAGAAAAGGGGCGCGCTGCATGGAGCAAAGCATACCCCTAAACGGACTTTTACTGGGAAGAGGGACGGAGGGTGTTCGCCGGGGCCTACCGCCCCAAGCGGGGTGCCGCCACTATCCGTGGCGCCGGGGGAGAGGAGGGCTAGGTGCCCCATGGGGGGCCCCAAAAAGGCTATGGCCCTTCCTTCCCGAGGGGCGTGTCTTGCGGCAACCCCCTGCGCCGGCCCTTAAGCCTCCAACAGCGCTTCCACAAAGGCCTCCGCGTCAAAGGGCTGGAGGTCCTCCGGGCCTTCCCCCACCCCGATGAAGCGGATGGGCACCTTCAGGGTGCGCACGATGGGCACCAGGACCCCGCCCTTGGCGGTGCCGTCCAGTTTGGTGACGATGACCCCGGTGAGCCCCACCGCCTCGTGGAAGCGCTTGGCCTGCTCCAGGCCGTTTTGCCCGGTGACGGCGTCCAGCACCAGCCAGACCTCCTTGGGCTCCTCGGGGTCGGCCTTGGCGATGGCCCGCTTCACCTTCTTCAGCTCCTCCATGAGGTTGTGCTTGGTGTGGAGGCGGCCCGCGGTGTCCACCAGGAGGAGGTCGTAGCCCCGGGCCTTGCGGGCCTGGGCGGCGTCAAAGGCCAAGGCGGCGGGGTCGGCCCCTTCGGGCCCCTGGATCACGGGGATGGAGAGGCGCTTCCCCCACTCGGCAAGCTGGGCGCCCCCGGCGGCGCGGAAGGTGTCCCCCGCGCAGAACATCACCTTCTTGCCCAAGTTCTGGTAATAGCGGCCCAGTTTGGCGATGGTGGTGGTCTTGCCCACCCCGTTCACCCCCACCACCAGGACCACGTGGCCTTTGGGCTCCACGGGCTTGGGGGCCTGGGGGCGGAAGCCCAGCTTGCGGAGCGTGGCCCGGCGCTCGTCCGGCTCCAGCATCTGGACGAGTTTCTCCTTGACCGCCTCCTTCAGGTCCCTTCGCCTCGAGGCCCGCACCTCGGCCAGGAGCTCCTCGGTGGCGGGCAGGCCCACGTCGGCGGCGAGGAGGGCCATTTCCAGCTCCTCCAGCACCTCCTCGGGGTCGGCCCCCCAGGGGATGGCCCCAAGGAGCCTTTCCCGGGTCTTGGAGAGGCCGGCCTTGAGGCGCTCAAAAAACCCCATGGCTAACCCCTAGCGGAAGTTGACCCCCAGGGCGAAGCGCCAGACCTTGGGGAAGTCGGCGAAGCCGTAGACGTAGCTGCCCTCCGCGAAGAGGCCGGTGTAG
This window encodes:
- a CDS encoding long-chain-fatty-acid--CoA ligase → MHPWYAHYDPGVPKEAPKPWLLTELLRENARRYPHKVALEFLGRSLSYQSLWQQVEAFAKGLQEAGLKPGDRVAIMLPNSPQFVIAFYGTLLAGGVAVNTNPMYTPRELRHQLLDSGAKALVILDLLLPRYQEVKAEAPVEVLVRTGIQDYLPFPKNLLYPLMLRRKGQAPKRLEGIPWRAFLKPGKPHPVPLDLDHLALLQYTGGTTGVAKGAMLTHRNLSSNALQVRAWIPDFQEGKEVVLGAIPFFHVYGMTVAMNLALLGAAKLVLLPRPEIKPIVEAIEKHQVTLFPGVPTLYVAFNTFPGIEKRNLKSIRACISGSAPLPLEVAERFEALTGAKLVEGYGLTEASPVTHCNPLHGPRKLGSVGLPFPGVEAKVVDEEGQEVPVGEVGELIVKGPNVMKGYWNRPEETQRTLKEGWLFTGDMARMDQDGYFYIVDRKKDMIIAGGYNIYPREVEEVLYQHEAVQEAAVVGVPDPYRGETVAAFIVLKEAYKGKVTEKDLEAFCRQNLAAYKVPRIIQFRDSLPKSSVGKILKRELTKEVGTRR
- a CDS encoding MBL fold metallo-hydrolase, with product MKELLPGLFLLPVPIPYPLKRVNLYLFRGNGEVALLDTALGTRTARGTLELYLAELGLCFQDVKVVLLTHHHPDHYGLAGFFEGLGARVYLHEEELSRGHRFWLEPEAFEEESWRLFREHGTPEEALWGIRETMAKTRERVHPPQNPTPLQDGEVLEVAGRRLRVLWTPGHADGHVAFFLEEEGVLLTGDALLERVSPNVGLWAYTRPNPLKDFLASLKRLEEVPARIAHAGHFGPLEDVAQRARELTAHHEERLLALLGHLETPKTAWELSLLLFPQELDAAGRRFAFAETLAHLEYLRQEGQVGREGPPYRYFRA
- a CDS encoding phosphoglucomutase, whose protein sequence is MELYPTQDGFLGEIAKGFTFAQVARLAAGFGERVKAEGITQVVVAHDARFLAKEMAEEAAGVLGGLGLETLLLKGPSPWPLFAFALRELEAAGFYLTASRRPARYQGVKLRLGPGRPLPPAGLPLPEEPPGVRGSFQILDRKKAYLEHLAGSAGEGFQGKKGVVYLDALGGAGGGLLPGVFKLLGLEAELRELHPLPHPLFYGVDPDPKPENLPTLLALMKAAEAPAVGFALDGDADRLGVVLPGGEALPPEETLERLRQALGGREVQADGEGGYLFPWHLPEKDPFLAALLLLRVLL
- a CDS encoding ATP-dependent helicase; this translates as MGPLNEAQRQAVLHFEGPALVVAGAGSGKTRTVVHRVAYLIAQRGVFPSEILAVTFTNKAAEEMRERLRRMVKGAGELWVATFHSAALRILRVYGERVGLRPGFVVYDEDDQTALIKEVLKELGLAARPGPLKALLDRAKNQGVAPEALLAELPEYYAGLSRGRLQDVLQRYQEALKAQGALDFGDILLYALRLLEEDPEVLKRVRKRARFIHVDEYQDTNPVQYRFTKLLAGEEANLMAVGDPDQGIYSFRAADIRNILDFTRDFPGAKVYRLEENYRSAEAILRFANALIVHNALRLEKTLRPVKPGGEPVRLYRARDARDEARFVAEEIGRLGPPFDRVAVLYRTNAQSRLLEQALASRGIPARVVGGVGFFERAEVKDLLAYARLALNPLDGVSLKRVLNTPPRGIGPATVERLARIAQEQGLPLFEALKVGAETLPRPEPLRHFLALMEELQDLAMGPAEGFFRHLLEATDYLAYLREAYPEDLEDRLENVEELLRAAKEAEGLMEFLDKVALTAKAEEPAEPAGKVALMTLHNAKGLEFPVVFVVGVEEGLLPHRSSLNTLEGLEEERRLFYVGVTRAQERLYLSYAEEREVYGRTEASRPSRFLEEVDGGLYEEYDPYRLPAKTPPAHRPKPGAFKGGERVVHPRFGPGTVVAAMGDEVTVHFEGVGLKRFSLKYADLRPA
- a CDS encoding disulfide oxidoreductase, which encodes MQRAPFLLAFAWLVALVATLGSLYYSEVRLFLPCELCWYQRIFMYPQAVVLGLALWRQDFAIWPYSLALSLIGGSLSTLHLLEQRFPDLFTLACKPPVPCSVEYIPQFPIPLQALIAFILIALSMGLLAREARQRG
- the ftsY gene encoding signal recognition particle-docking protein FtsY encodes the protein MGFFERLKAGLSKTRERLLGAIPWGADPEEVLEELEMALLAADVGLPATEELLAEVRASRRRDLKEAVKEKLVQMLEPDERRATLRKLGFRPQAPKPVEPKGHVVLVVGVNGVGKTTTIAKLGRYYQNLGKKVMFCAGDTFRAAGGAQLAEWGKRLSIPVIQGPEGADPAALAFDAAQARKARGYDLLLVDTAGRLHTKHNLMEELKKVKRAIAKADPEEPKEVWLVLDAVTGQNGLEQAKRFHEAVGLTGVIVTKLDGTAKGGVLVPIVRTLKVPIRFIGVGEGPEDLQPFDAEAFVEALLEA